The proteins below come from a single Chryseobacterium nepalense genomic window:
- a CDS encoding SLATT domain-containing protein translates to MKDNSINNPFYIQIQKEINRIERKTRKYALLFYFIRIIQIAFTATITIVSGIAEIEDITTAKVTLILGAVATAVTAFDTLFQTDNKKNTYKLVLFELRSIRAELVYYYIKNKMIDNNILEMLFNKYQKANDYARDLITIDLDSSNPAEKK, encoded by the coding sequence ATGAAAGATAATTCAATAAACAACCCTTTTTATATTCAAATTCAGAAAGAGATTAACAGAATTGAAAGGAAAACCAGGAAATATGCCCTGCTGTTCTACTTTATCAGAATTATCCAAATTGCTTTTACTGCAACAATTACTATTGTATCAGGAATTGCGGAAATTGAGGATATTACTACAGCAAAAGTTACATTAATTTTAGGAGCGGTTGCTACTGCCGTTACTGCATTTGATACGTTATTTCAAACTGATAATAAGAAAAATACATATAAACTTGTATTGTTTGAATTAAGATCTATAAGAGCGGAACTCGTTTATTATTATATTAAAAATAAGATGATCGACAACAATATTTTGGAAATGCTTTTCAATAAATATCAAAAGGCAAATGATTATGCAAGAGATCTTATTACAATAGATTTGGATAGTAGCAACCCGGCAGAAAAAAAGTAA
- a CDS encoding phosphoenolpyruvate carboxylase, producing MIHDQRAEKFRQIVENKFQIYNSLFMSLPYDKMTNIGMLLPFLCEESKTGYQAGKTPEEIVEEFFKSHTDLQTEEQKLELLFKIIQYIERQVVLFDSIEDAAFPNLHSDSDKGTVTNLYEHSLQDHKLEQVREKLKDFAIKIVFTAHPTQFYPNSVQRILHDLRNAITHDSITNIDMLLQQLGKTPFVNKEKPTPIDEAMSIIYYLRYVYYDTIGELFTKIKETFGSEHFHIHEDLIQLGFWPGGDRDGNPFVTADVTKRVAEELHSAILKAYYNNLKSVRRRLSFRGVSEVLTKLSNELYSAIFRNERITADDIIRRLDEAETIVREQHNSLFIDLLTDFRDRVKIFGTHFATLDVRQDSRIHQKVIDEVFAKVVGNPDAGSEEKFNRLIQVSEKINPDDFEDIVKDTLLTVAQITDIQMLNGLRGMNRYIISNSDAVKDVMNVYAFFKICGYQDAEIKMDIVPLFETMEGLANAEKVMAELYQNPVYQKHLERRGNQQTIMLGFSDGTKDGGYLKANWEIYKAKEVLTKLSEQNGIKVVFFDGRGGPPARGGGKTHDFYASQGKTIANNKIELTIQGQTITSIFGNKEQAKYNFEQLLTAGVENDVFKNSKKDLTEKERSLIAELADISYKKYSDLKAHPMFVPYLQEMSTLEYYGKTNIGSRPSKRGVGNELKFEDLRAIPFVGSWSQLKQNVPGFFGLGFAMQQMKEQGRFDEVTALYRGSDFFKTLVLNSMMSLNKTYFPLTYYIKNNPKFGAFWNILFDEYNLSKNIMLELTGFTMLQQEDPLSRKSVKIRERIVLPLLSIQQYALIKIQKGEGNKEAYEKLVTRSLFGNINASRNSA from the coding sequence ATGATACACGACCAACGCGCAGAAAAATTCAGGCAGATCGTGGAAAATAAGTTCCAGATCTACAATTCATTGTTTATGAGCCTGCCTTATGATAAAATGACGAACATCGGGATGCTCCTTCCGTTTCTTTGTGAAGAAAGCAAAACCGGCTACCAAGCCGGGAAAACTCCCGAAGAAATCGTTGAAGAATTCTTTAAAAGCCATACCGATTTGCAGACCGAAGAACAGAAACTCGAACTGCTTTTTAAAATTATACAATATATTGAAAGACAGGTTGTTTTGTTCGACAGTATCGAAGATGCAGCATTTCCCAATCTTCATTCCGACAGCGACAAAGGCACGGTAACCAACCTTTACGAGCATTCCCTTCAGGACCATAAACTGGAACAGGTTCGTGAAAAACTCAAAGATTTTGCGATCAAAATTGTCTTTACCGCACACCCGACCCAGTTTTATCCGAACTCGGTACAAAGGATTCTTCATGACCTCAGAAATGCAATTACCCACGATTCGATCACCAATATCGATATGCTTCTGCAGCAATTGGGGAAAACGCCATTTGTAAATAAAGAAAAACCGACCCCGATTGATGAAGCCATGAGCATCATTTATTATCTGAGATATGTGTATTACGATACGATTGGGGAACTTTTCACGAAAATAAAAGAAACGTTCGGAAGTGAGCATTTCCATATTCATGAAGACCTTATCCAGCTTGGTTTCTGGCCGGGCGGCGACCGCGACGGAAATCCTTTTGTAACGGCCGATGTTACCAAGAGGGTAGCAGAAGAACTTCACTCAGCCATTCTCAAAGCATATTACAATAATCTGAAGTCAGTAAGAAGAAGATTGAGTTTCAGGGGAGTTTCGGAAGTGTTGACAAAACTCAGCAACGAACTGTATTCGGCTATATTCAGAAATGAAAGAATTACAGCAGATGATATCATCAGACGACTGGATGAAGCGGAAACAATTGTCAGAGAGCAGCATAATTCGCTGTTTATTGATCTGCTGACGGATTTCAGGGACAGGGTGAAAATTTTCGGAACCCACTTTGCGACATTGGACGTTCGCCAGGACAGCAGGATTCATCAGAAAGTAATTGATGAAGTTTTTGCCAAAGTTGTCGGAAATCCAGACGCTGGTTCAGAAGAGAAATTCAACCGTCTGATTCAGGTTTCGGAAAAAATAAATCCGGATGATTTTGAAGATATCGTTAAAGATACTTTGCTTACGGTTGCTCAGATTACAGACATTCAAATGCTTAACGGCTTGAGAGGAATGAACCGCTACATTATTTCCAATTCCGATGCGGTAAAGGATGTGATGAATGTGTATGCATTTTTCAAAATCTGCGGTTATCAGGATGCAGAAATCAAGATGGATATTGTTCCGTTGTTCGAAACCATGGAAGGTCTTGCCAATGCGGAAAAAGTAATGGCTGAACTGTATCAGAATCCGGTGTATCAAAAGCATCTGGAAAGAAGAGGAAATCAGCAGACCATTATGCTTGGCTTTTCTGATGGTACAAAAGACGGCGGCTATCTCAAAGCCAATTGGGAAATTTACAAGGCCAAGGAAGTTTTAACGAAACTTTCCGAACAAAACGGAATTAAAGTGGTCTTCTTCGACGGAAGAGGCGGTCCGCCTGCAAGAGGTGGCGGAAAAACCCACGATTTTTATGCTTCCCAGGGAAAAACGATTGCCAATAATAAGATTGAATTAACAATTCAGGGACAGACGATTACCAGTATTTTCGGGAATAAGGAGCAGGCAAAATACAATTTTGAACAGCTCTTAACAGCCGGTGTGGAGAATGATGTGTTTAAAAATTCCAAAAAAGACCTTACGGAAAAAGAAAGATCGCTGATTGCCGAACTGGCCGATATCAGCTATAAAAAATATTCGGATCTGAAAGCACATCCTATGTTTGTTCCCTATCTCCAGGAAATGAGTACGCTGGAATATTACGGGAAAACCAATATCGGAAGCCGCCCGTCGAAAAGAGGTGTCGGAAATGAGCTTAAATTTGAAGATTTAAGAGCCATTCCTTTTGTAGGTTCATGGTCACAGCTGAAGCAGAATGTTCCCGGGTTTTTCGGACTCGGTTTTGCTATGCAGCAGATGAAAGAACAGGGACGGTTTGACGAAGTAACAGCACTGTACAGGGGTTCCGACTTCTTCAAAACATTGGTTTTAAACTCCATGATGAGTTTAAATAAAACTTATTTTCCGCTGACTTATTACATTAAAAATAATCCTAAATTCGGGGCATTCTGGAATATTTTGTTTGATGAATATAACCTTTCTAAAAATATTATGTTGGAGCTTACCGGCTTCACCATGCTCCAACAGGAAGATCCGCTTTCCAGAAAATCCGTAAAGATCCGCGAAAGAATTGTTCTTCCTTTATTGAGTATTCAACAATATGCCCTGATTAAAATTCAGAAAGGGGAAGGAAATAAAGAAGCGTATGAAAAGCTTGTGACGCGGTCTTTGTTTGGAAATATCAACGCCAGCAGAAATTCAGCTTAA
- a CDS encoding S8/S53 family peptidase produces the protein MKKILLFCLLACYSVSFAQTSLVFVFFKDKPNKAAFYANPLSELSQKSLDRRTALGVPLNDQDAPIEPSYITSIQNLGFTVTDYSKWLNGVAVNATPAQITLLQSQTYVNSVESFAKNASGVPKMENINKWINPDVNTGKNLTVFDYGSGAQQIDQINIRPLHLAGYTGTGVTIAVIDTGFPNVNTGSAFTRLWNNGHIKGGYDFVTKTTDIYNPSLNIHGTVVLGAIGGFVQDTFVGSAPDADFYLYRSENANVEIPEEELYWIEAAEEADRKGVDMITTSLGYSTFDDPKYNYSYANLNGTTSFIARGAEIAVNKGIFVLFAAGNSGVQPWHYILTPADNAKVFSIGSVDAAGASSDFSSYGPNSAGVIKPDASARGTAAITVSNNNSTLPVSGTSIATPIAAGGVACLIQAFSTMNRDLMRDKLRQTASLYPNHTDQMGFGILNFGSLYNNVLNTSELVKKNNIVIFPNPVKNILNIASEKEITSLEVYDNLGRLITTVNNQKSLKVEDFSKGVYYLKIKTKDAIYYEKFIKE, from the coding sequence ATGAAAAAAATTCTACTCTTTTGTCTTTTAGCATGTTATTCAGTGAGTTTTGCACAAACGTCGCTTGTTTTCGTGTTCTTTAAAGATAAGCCGAACAAGGCCGCATTTTATGCCAATCCCTTGTCTGAACTTTCCCAAAAGTCTCTCGACAGACGTACTGCCCTTGGCGTTCCGTTGAATGATCAGGATGCACCTATTGAGCCATCCTACATTACCAGTATTCAGAATTTGGGCTTCACCGTTACGGATTATTCAAAATGGCTTAATGGTGTTGCCGTCAATGCTACTCCGGCTCAGATTACTCTTCTTCAGTCACAGACTTATGTGAATTCTGTAGAAAGTTTCGCAAAGAATGCATCCGGTGTACCAAAGATGGAAAATATCAATAAATGGATAAATCCGGACGTCAATACAGGAAAAAACCTCACCGTCTTTGATTACGGTTCCGGAGCACAGCAGATTGACCAGATTAACATTCGTCCGCTGCATCTTGCAGGATATACCGGAACAGGAGTTACCATCGCTGTCATCGACACCGGTTTTCCGAATGTAAATACAGGTTCCGCATTTACGAGGCTTTGGAATAACGGACACATCAAAGGCGGATATGATTTTGTAACGAAGACCACAGACATTTATAATCCTTCCCTCAATATACATGGAACGGTGGTTCTCGGAGCCATTGGCGGATTTGTACAGGATACTTTTGTAGGCTCTGCTCCTGATGCCGATTTTTATTTGTACCGAAGTGAAAATGCCAATGTCGAAATTCCCGAAGAAGAACTTTACTGGATTGAAGCTGCTGAAGAAGCAGACCGGAAAGGAGTTGATATGATTACCACATCTTTAGGGTATTCCACTTTTGATGACCCGAAGTACAATTATTCCTACGCCAATCTGAACGGAACGACTTCCTTTATTGCGCGTGGTGCTGAAATCGCAGTAAACAAAGGAATATTTGTATTATTTGCCGCAGGAAATTCTGGAGTTCAGCCATGGCATTATATTTTAACGCCGGCGGATAACGCGAAAGTTTTTAGTATCGGTTCTGTAGACGCTGCAGGAGCATCGTCGGATTTTTCATCTTACGGACCCAATTCTGCGGGAGTTATTAAACCTGATGCAAGTGCAAGAGGAACAGCAGCGATTACGGTGAGCAATAACAATTCCACACTTCCGGTAAGCGGAACCTCTATCGCCACGCCCATTGCAGCAGGAGGCGTCGCATGTCTCATCCAGGCTTTTTCTACAATGAACAGAGATCTGATGAGAGATAAGCTAAGACAGACCGCATCGCTTTATCCGAATCATACCGATCAGATGGGTTTTGGAATCCTTAATTTCGGAAGCTTGTACAACAATGTTTTAAATACGTCTGAATTGGTAAAGAAAAACAATATTGTCATTTTCCCGAATCCGGTAAAAAATATTCTCAATATTGCTTCCGAAAAAGAAATTACATCACTGGAAGTGTATGATAATTTAGGAAGACTGATCACCACAGTAAATAATCAAAAATCTTTGAAAGTTGAAGATTTCAGTAAAGGGGTTTATTACCTGAAGATCAAAACAAAAGATGCAATCTATTATGAAAAATTTATAAAAGAATAA